Proteins from one Camelina sativa cultivar DH55 chromosome 8, Cs, whole genome shotgun sequence genomic window:
- the LOC104705292 gene encoding 40S ribosomal protein S20-2-like — translation MAYQAMKPTKAGLEEPLEQIHKIRITLSSKNVKNLERVCTDLVRGAKDKRLRVKGPVRMPTKVLKITTRKAPCGEGTNTWDRFELRVHKRVIDLFSSPDVVKQITSITIEPGVEVEVTIADS, via the exons ATGGCTTACCAAGCAATGAAGCCAACCAAGGCTGGTTTGGAAGAACCACTTGAGCAAATTCACAAGATCAGGATCACACTCTCCTCCAAGAATGTGAAGAACTTGGAAagag TGTGCACTGATTTGGTTCGTGGAGCTAAGGACAAGAGACTGAGAGTTAAGGGACCAGTGAGAATGCCCACCAAGGTTCTTAAAATCACTACCCGAAAAGCTCCTTGTGGTGAAG GAACCAATACATGGGACAGATTTGAGCTTAGGGTTCACAAGCGTGTGATTGATCTCTTCAGCTCTCCTGATGTTGTCAAGCAGATCACTTCCATCACCATTGAACCTGGTGTTGAGGTCGAGGTCACCATCGCCGACTCGTAG